From the Malus domestica chromosome 17, GDT2T_hap1 genome, one window contains:
- the LOC103404361 gene encoding uncharacterized protein, giving the protein MAMSEGYAIELYFDPALENQVLKAWNVLARRQISTQLIEIESRPHITLFSSPFIEPAKLENVIRTFASKQEPLALSFSSIGSLPNDNNVLFLSPTPSVSLLQFQSQLCEAMKKEGVEIGEEYRTDCWVPYCAVAQEVPKTRMAEAFCVLRDLKLPVAGYAMDIGLVEFSPVRELFSFVLGNTVEA; this is encoded by the coding sequence ATGGCAATGTCAGAGGGCTACGCAATCGAGCTTTACTTCGATCCAGCCCTCGAAAACCAGGTCTTGAAGGCTTGGAACGTGCTCGCCCGCCGTCAGATTAGTACCCAGCTTATCGAAATCGAATCACGACCTCACATCACCCTCTTCTCAAGTCCCTTTATCGAACCCGCCAAGCTCGAAAACGTGATCAGAACCTTCGCTTCCAAGCAAGAGCCTCTGGCCTTGTCTTTCTCTTCGATCGGGAGCCTCCCAAATGACAACAACGTCCTGTTTCTGTCGCCAACTCCGTCGGTTTCGTTGCTGCAGTTTCAGTCCCAATTGTGTGAGGCAATGAAGAAAGAAGGTGTGGAAATTGGGGAGGAGTATCGCACTGACTGCTGGGTTCCTTACTGTGCTGTCGCTCAGGAAGTACCCAAGACTCGAATGGCGGAGGCATTCTGCGTGTTGCGGGACTTGAAGTTGCCGGTTGCAGGGTATGCCATGGATATTGGATTGGTGGAGTTTTCGCCGGTTCGCGAGCTGTTCTCGTTTGTGCTAGGTAACACAGTGGAAGCATGA